Part of the Aquimarina sp. TRL1 genome, TTCTTCTACCATTTTTAATCCTTCCCATTTGGCAATAGTAGCCATTAATAAATTTAATTTTTTCCCATTAGTGGGGTTTGTTCCTTCCATTCTGCCAATTACAGCCGTCCAATCTCCATTTCCGAATTTTACAGGATGCCCGGTAATCTTCAGATCAGGAACCAGGTCGAATGCAGGTTTCAGAGAATTGGTATGTGCATCAAGTCCATGAGTGATGCTACCATCTGCATTGTGAACTATGATATCATCGGCATGACTAATGCTAAAAGCATCCCAATTCTGATTGTTATAGTGATCGAAATCGAGTTGATCAAATAACTCAATGCGTTTTTTAGTTTGTTGACGCTCTTTTCGGAAATTATAAAGTTCTCTTTTCCAAGAAGATCCTTTGGTGTCATCCTCTTCAGTTACAGTTTGTGTATTTGTAGATTCGTCTTCATTACATGAAAAAAATGTACAGACGATCAGTAATAGGCAAATGGTTTTAAGTGCGGTTTTCATATGTATTAATTTAAATGTATTACCCGTTTGACATCGATGTTGTGGATAGGTATTAATAAGGCAAAATTGAAAAGAAATACAATCAAAAAACTTTAAGTACTTAAAGAAATGTCTTCAGAAAAAAATATCCCTGTTAGCGGGTATGTTTTGGCTTTGTTATAGGAAATACATTTGATAACAACACAAAATCGTATCACAAAATGATACAGAATGTAACGAGTCATCATAAAACTTTCAGTTGTAGAAACAGGACAATATGAGGTGTTTTATTAAATGACAATTAAACTAATATTACCAACACATGAAAACAAAAATTACATGGCTATTAGTTATCCTATCTTCATGGATAACAGCTCAGGAAAATGATGTATTCGAAAGATTGCATAGTACAAAATTAGACAATCATCTTTTTATCACTTATGACGGGACCGATTTTTTTTATAAAGAATCTCATATTAACGAAGAGGAAACGTATACGAAAATAGAAAAAGAGGAAGCTAAAAAGTTTCAGATCAGTAATGATCATGAAAATACACTAAAGCTATTTTTACAGTTTTATAACCCTCTAAAATATACAATAGCCAGTTCGGTAACAGAGGAAGAATCTCCGGATTATGCTGCGATTATTTCATTTATAAACAACCTTCCTACAGATTTTACTTTTGCATCTGAGGCAGTAGAAACGGCGGCTGCTACTACCGGTAATAAAAAATATCAAACAAGGTCTAGAAATAAACAAGTAAAGAAAAGATATGAAGAGGTAAACAATAGTATTGATAATATGTATCGACAATCCCCTATTTTATATGACTGGATATCTGTTTTTGCAAATTCTCTGGAAGGAAGTAGATTTAGTGAACCGACTTATTCCTTACAATTAAAAAGAATAATCGATAAAATTAATGGCTTACAGACTGTAGAAAACTATTTATTCCAAAAATTTAAGATCAATGAAATTAGAAAAGATAAGGAAGAAAGAAGTGTTAATGAATGGATTCAATACATGACAGCAAATATACAGGAAGCTACTGATATAACTTCTTTTATGAATGTTTTGAAAACATCAAATACAGTACAACGGATATTGGAAGAAAAAAAAGAAGCCGCTAGAAAAAGTTTACAAGAATTACAGGAGTTGTTAAGTGAAGAATCCTTGTCATTAGAATCCGTATTAGAAAAAAAACAAGGTAAAACCAAGGAGGAGAAATTCAGAGAGCTAACAGCTAGTAAGCAGTTATTGATTTCTGCTGTGTATCTCGATAAAATGAAAGAACAGGAAGCAGCCATTACTAAGCTCAAAGAGCTCAACACAGAAATGAATGCCTTTTTAGTGCAATTTCAGAAGCAACCATCTAATGATATCGAAGGTTATAAAATGATACATAGCGATAAGTTTGGATGGAAATATACCAAAATGAGAACCTATGAAATTACGGGAACCAATCTGACAGGGGATACAAAGGGAAAAAAACGTGTAGTAAAAATTACGGTATCAAAAAGTCAGGGACGTATTGCTGTTTTTGGATCTGTGGGATTATTTTATACTCCATTTGAGTATAAAAATTACGGAATATCAGAAGATAAGGTTGCCGAAACACAGGGCGATCCGGTATACCTAAGACCTGCAGCATACCTTAATTTCTTATACAAATTTAAACATGGAGATCTCTTATATCCCATGTTTCAGGTAGGGATTACTCAGGGCATAAAAACACCACTTTTTCCGATAGGCGCAGGTTTTTCGATCCGAAATAACTTTTCGATCACCGCAGGTCCTTTAATTGCTTTTCAGAATGAACTGGGAGGTTTATCAATAGGAGATACCGCAGATGATGCACTTCTCAAAGATGATATAACAACCCATGTAAAATGGAGCTGGTATCTATCACTTAATTATAAATTTTAATTCCCTTGTATCATGTTTTTAAAAATTAAAATAGGGCTATTGATTAGCCTGGGAATTATCAGCAGTCTAGAAGGACAAACTTCCGAAACGTCTGTGGAGAAGGAAGAGGAAGCGTCAAATGCGTATCAGGGATTTTGTACAGAAATGCCCTCATTTACGACGGGTCAGTTGATTCATTTTGCTATGGACAAGAAAATCCAAAAAGATGCTATAACCGCTGGTTATAAGAATAGCTGGAGCACATTCTATAACTGGAGAAAACGGAATGTGACACCAGAAAAAGGAGTGGCTGTAATGATGGAAGAATATCAAAAAGAAGTTATGAAAGAAGAAGATATTTCCGAAGTATATAAAACGATGTATCAGCTAAAGGCTGTTATATTAAATGATCAGATATGGAATAAAAATAAGCTGAAAGTTCGGTTTATTGATGGAGATAAAAATAATATAAAAAGAGTAATTAAATATGCCCGGGAGTGGGAGAGGTATTGCAACGTACGATTTCGTTTTATAGAAAGAGGAATGGCAGATATAACGATTACTTTTGAAGATGAAGGGTACTGGTCATTTATAGGAAGTAATTCAAAAGATAAGGTACCTTCGATGAGTCTCTCTTCAATAGAAAGAGAAAATACAGCTAATTTTCGGGGAATTGTCTTACATGAATTTGGTCATGCATTAGGGTTAATTCACGAGCATCAGGGACCTGCATTCACCTACGAATGGAATACAGAG contains:
- a CDS encoding M12 family metallopeptidase produces the protein MFLKIKIGLLISLGIISSLEGQTSETSVEKEEEASNAYQGFCTEMPSFTTGQLIHFAMDKKIQKDAITAGYKNSWSTFYNWRKRNVTPEKGVAVMMEEYQKEVMKEEDISEVYKTMYQLKAVILNDQIWNKNKLKVRFIDGDKNNIKRVIKYAREWERYCNVRFRFIERGMADITITFEDEGYWSFIGSNSKDKVPSMSLSSIERENTANFRGIVLHEFGHALGLIHEHQGPAFTYEWNTEEVYAYYKDKHGWEEEETYNNVLYRYNFDQVTREDTTPFDPKSIMIYYIPKKLLKNTSHTFHRNNELSEKDKQFIRRKY